GCTTGTTTAAGTGAGTTTTGGATACCTCTGCAGCGATTCAGACGTGTATAACATTTTGCTCTGGCAGACTATGGCGTTCGATGTGCTACCTATGACGATCCGGTGATACATGGTATTGAATCAATCATGACACGGATATCAAGACCCCTGGTTGAGCATTTTCCATTTCTATGGTTTGATAATTCGCCCAAACTATTATGCCGTAGTCTGATACTCAGTTTGGCTTGATCAGGATTTTACCTGATTTTATGACGGGTAACTGGAAGGCTAAAGCGCTACATCTGAAACAGCTAATGCTTAAAATATATGGGGGTACGTGTGTTATCCGTTCGGTCTGCGCCCCAGGTTACTAAACAACTCTTGCTTATCTCCAAGGTCTCGCAGAGATTGGGTCGGAGAGGGGTAAATCTGGGCTGAATACTGATAACTTTGCATACAAATTACGCCTGGATGAGAACGTTACGAATCTGACGCGAAATCACCAAGCACAAATTTGCGGGATCGCTCTTGAGGGGGGTTCTGATATTGTGAGCAAGATCAGGTTGGCTCATATCGGGTGGCTCATATATGTCAGGTTGCGGGAGTTATATCGACCGCGATACTAGCGTAAGTAGGGCTTAATCTTTCAGCAAATTGATGAACATATGTAGATATTTGAACCAGGCTACTAGAAGATACAACGAGCCAAGATAGAGCAAGGCAGGAGATTGATGGTATATATGACGAGTATACGCTCCCAAGGTGGGCTGATGAGGAAAGAATGCCTTTCGTCCGAGCGAGTGAGTACTCGTTAACTCGTGGTTGCATTCATTTTCATGTCTTCCAAACAGTTGTAAGGGAGACTCTAAGGTGGAGACCCCCGCTTCCAAGTTGCGTTTCTCATAGATTGGAGCAGGGTAATTCTTTGGAATAGTCATTTTCAACATTTGTGTGACTGAAATCAACTAGACGATACCTATGCAGGATATTTTCTGCCAAAGGATTCCACTGGTACGCCTCGAAATGTTCAAGATTAGCTTGAGGTTTCTGAAATAACCTCTATATACAAGTAATATGCAGCATTTGGGGAATTCACACCAACCCAGAGCGATATGAAGACCCACGAAGATTCAATCCCGATCGCTTCCTGGGACACAAGTTATCGATGGCTGATTCCATGGTGCAGAGTAATCCTTTTGACCGGGATCATTTCGCATTTGGAGCAGGTGGTTGTTTTTAACAGAGCCAGATTGCAGTCCGTACTAAATCTTTCACAGGACGTCGCTCTTGTCCCGGCGTTCAATTGGCCGAACAGGGGATATTCATTGCCATCTGCAGACTGCTATGGGCATTTGAATTCTCGGTGCCCCTTGGTACCACTGTCAATACGGACCAGAGTGCGTTTCATGGTTCGATACGTCGACCCAAGCAATATCCCGTCGTCATTACACCTCGTTCGGAGAGAAGAGTCGAAACCATTGAAAGGGAGATGTTATCGGCGAAAGAGAGCGTTTTCTCATTATATGGGTCTTACAAATAGCCTTGTGTTTCATTGTTTCATGACGTTGACTGATTATACAAATCGGACTAATtacttccatttttggaccTTCACGCTTTGGCTGTGAGCGAGTACCGAGTGGATAATACAACATTTGGATTGGCCAAAAGTTATCTCGTTTTATTTGCAGGAATGTTTTTATAGTGCTCGATTTTCGAAGATTTATGCCCACTCTAAACCACGATTGAGAGTGATTCGATCCACACGGATGCTCGTGACTAAACCGCTGATCACCCTCGACGGAGCCTCTTCACATTCTAGATAAATATGTTTTAAATCTTGAATATAGTTTATACTATCTTCAGAACAATTTAATTGATCGTGTTGAAACGAGATATGTGTCGTAATACGATGTTGAAATTATTGCTCCTTGGCCAAAGTATCCCTCCTACTTCATGAAGGGGCAGCTCCCTTCCAGTACTTTGTAGGTACGAATGGCATACCCTTGACTTCTGCGTCACGTAGTTTCTTTCTAACGTCAATCAAGACTTTAGTTCCCTTCTTGTGGTGCCCATGTTTAATATATCCCATGGCAATGTTCGTTCCCAAAGTAGGGGAAGGAATACCTGACGTGACTACGCCGATTTGTGTCTCGGGTGAATCGACGGCAAATATTTTGGCACCCTCTGCAAATATGTCAAGCTTTTACCTGGGCTTGCAATCATAGAACATACCTCGGGCAGGCGCCTCTGGGATGACGAAGCCGACTCGTCTACGAGTAACCCCCTCTTTGAGTTGCTTGAGCACCGTTTCAGCGCCAATAAAGCCCCTTTTTCTTTGCGGCTCTTACCTAAGCGCACTTAAGTTTGGAGAAAAGTTTTGTATGGCTGAAACGTACCAATCACCCAACTGAGTCCAGCTTCGACGGGCGAGGTTGTTTCATCTAGGTCGTTCCCGTACAGGCACATGCCAGCCTCGAGACGCAGGCTGTCACGAGCACCTAGACCGGTGAGTTGAACAGGAGGCTTAGAAATAAGCTCGGTAATGTTGACTGTATGCTCTGGAGGAATTGAAATCTACAAAAATAAGGACAGGTCGTATTGCACCCAAACTACTAACATACCTCAAATCCATCTTCCCCTGTGTACCTCCACGTGCAACATGACAACGGATTCCCGTGATATCAACGAACGCCGAGCGGCCAAACACAAGTGAGGTGAAATCAAACGAGCTGATATTTTGTAGAACCTCTGCTGCCTTGGGTCCTGATTTTCAATGGTTATACCCGTTTTCCAAAATTTATGTAGGCGCGCACCTTGCAAAGCGACCAGTCCCCAGTTTTCGAGAACTTCGATATTCACTTCCTTTCCACGGCCTTTGCCTTCCTCGTTATTCCATTTCTCAATCTGCTCCTGGAACCACGCCAAATCGCGCTCGCGCCTACCAGCGTTGGTCACGACGTAATAAACGTCGGGTGCGTGCTTGGAGATAATTGTATCATCAATGATACCGCCATTTTCATTGAGAAGGACAGAAAGGGTCGAGGAAAATTCGGGTAGCGATGATAGTGATGAAGGAGTGAGATACTCAAGAAATGCTGTCGCGGACGGGCCGGATATACTGAACAAGGAATCAGTAACACGGCATGAACATACAAATAAACCTTACTAAGACTGCACCATATGGCTCACGTCGAACAACCCCACGCTCTGGCGGACATGGTTATGGCTAGCAACTATTCAGATCAAATGTTAAATTGCATCCCAAATATAACAACTCGCACTTACTTTGCCCTACAGTTCCATATTGGAGCGGCATAGAATACCCGGCAAATGGTACCATTTTTGCCTGATTTGCAACATGATAGTCATGTAAGATGGTCTTGCGGAGCTAGCGGCGCGAGTGAGCCCCTGACTGAGTCAAACGACGCATTGAATTACCGGTGCATCTGTCGCAGTAGCAAACCTTCTGGCTAAAGTAATGCCGTGCAGTGGGACATTTGGTCCAACAAATTTCGTCGATACTCGGGAGGCAATAGTCCGCGACAGTTGAACGGCCGCCATTGAAGTCATCTGTAAGAGTTCCGTCCACGTCTTCCCTGTGGATGTCGGCTACACGTGATCTAATGATTACGAGTTTATAAAGAACCACCATGTGCTCCATGAAGATTCCAACGAATAATCGACCAGGCCGACCACGCGCCGAATAGAACAGAACAGCTTGATATATATGCATTAAAAATGCAGCCGCCCGAACAAGAAAACCATCCAGATCCCTCAAACATATCATCCCGCGGAAGCCCGGGTCAGCGCACACAATTTGCCGGAGGACTACCGGGGGATATACGTGTACACTGAACGACCATATTCCTATCTCTTCCCAATGTCGGCTTCGGGCCACAGTCGACCATCCACTCTTGCAGACGTTGAAACGGATGTTAAGATCATAGAGCAAGTCCTCCCTGAGGGCTCCGTAGACCCTGTCTATCAGGCAAGAGCTGAATTGCTCAATGATACAATACAACGAATGGGAATGGGCAAATACCAAGTAAGTGAACAAAATGATGGTCTTGCTCAACAAATTATTAATATAAAATCACTCATGATAGTGGCATCTCTTCATCGTGACTGGTTTTGGCTGGCTGGCCGATATCTTGTGGATTGTTGTCGCAGGTATAATTCTTGCCCCGATTATTCAGGAATTCAAAGTTCAAGGGCCGTTTCTAAGTTTGAGCACGAATATCGGCTTGTTAGTTGGAGCAATGGGATGGAGTGCCGGAAGTGATGTGTGGGGCCGAAAGTGAGTTATACAACGTAATCTCCTTGCATTACTAACGCGACTCTAGAGTTTCGTTCAATATCACGCTGGCAATAGTTGGGGTATTCGCCATGGTCGCAGCCGCGTCTCCCAACTTTACGGCCCTGGCGATTTTTGCCGCCCTTTGGAGCGTGGGAGTAAGCAAACTGAAATTGTACCTGAAATTCTTGGTCTTATTCATCACAACAGGTCGGGGGAAACTTTCCCGTTGATAGCGCCATCTTCCTCGAATTCCTTCCCGCCACTCACCAATGGCTACTCACAGTGCTGGCCATTTGGGGCGCATTTGGAGCGCTAATCGCTAGCCTAGTCGCGTGGGCTATACTACCTAATTTCTCGTGCGAAGCAACCGTCGTTGAATGCAAACGCTCAGATAACATGGTAAGACGTGCAAATTACGCAAACCTGGCCGCTCATTTCCCACCTTGCACAGGGTTGGAGGTATTACCTTATTCTTATGGGCGGACTGATGATTGTCCTCTGGATTTTACGCTTCTTCGTTTTCACGCTCCATGAGTCCCCCAAATACCTCATGGGTCGCGGCAAGTTACGCGAAGCAGTAGCAGTTATTCATGCCATTGCTGAATATAACAACTGCGACGCTACCCTCACTGTTGAACAACTGGAAGAGGCCGGGACAAGTCGAGTCCTCGAGGATACGAAGGACCAGGATGGCAAGATCCTCTTAGACCACCTGCCATGGATACATCCGCCTGGGGGGCTTTCCGCAGAAGTCTGAAAGAGTACGATAGCAGCTTGGTCAAGATGCTATTTGCTACCCCTAAACTCGCCTTTTCGACGTCATTGATTATTTCCGTATGGGGTAAGTGATAATTTGAGCCCCATTTAATCTGTTTCTAACTTCTTCTGGGGCCAGCCATCATTGGCCTGGCGGTACCTTTGTACAACGCGTTCATACCGTATTATTTGTCAAGTAGAGGTGCTGCTTATGGAGATGGCTCGGTATATATCACCTACCGAAAAACGTAATTATCGggcttgttgcactcccggCTGCACCTTTTGGGGTTGGGCAGTAGAAATCCCACACGTCGGAAGGAAGGGAACACTTGCCTTATTCACCAGTGCGTCGCGATACCTACCTATGCGGGTACATCACTCACCGACTTGATCGGCACCGTGAGCAGTATTGACAGGTGTATTTCTCTTTTTGAGTACTACAGCACGAACTTCAAACGCCCTGCTCGGGTGGAACTGTGGGTATAGCTTCGCAAATAACGTTGGTGCTTATCGGATCTTGCCATGGGAAGTAATACTGAATGATTTAATAGGTCATGTGGGCAGCCCTTTACACGGTTACGCCCGAGCTATTCCCAACGAAAGCTCGCGGGACCGGCAATGGCCTGGCTTCGTCTGCGAACGTGTGTTTGGCGTAATGTCTCCATTATTGCCTTGTATGCTGACCTGACCGTGAGTCCGCTGGTAGCTCTGGTAATCTCGATCCTAATCAATCTACATACAGACTGAGATACCTATCTTCGTGTCCGGTGCTCTTTTCATATTTGCAGGGATAGTAGCACTTCTCTTGCCGTTCGAATCAAGAGGGAAAGCGAGTCTCTGATCTCCCAAAACAAAAATAATATCCATAGAAATCGTAGATGGTCATTGCTCATAAACCACAAAAACATATGTACTCTAGAACGCAATTCTACAGCTAAAAAAAAGCATAAGAGCCCATGAAACGCGTGACGGTAAATCTCAAGGTCATAACCATCCTAGTTTACCACAGGGTTGGGAGCATTTACATTTTCCTCCGTGGCGGCATCTTGCTCTTCTTTTGAAAGAGTGGGGGCCTGGGCCTGGGCAATCCACATGTCGTGGTACAAGCCATTCAGGCGCATTAGTGATTCGTGTGTACCTTGCTCGTAGACTTTTCCGTCTTTGAGTACGATGATCAGGTCTGGGATGATGCATTTAGTCGAACTGGCAAAAATCTACCCATCATTCTTACCTGCTTCGACCACAGTTCGCAACCTGTGAGCATGAATATGCTGGTTCTCTGTTTGTCAAGCAAAGTCGAGTTGATATTTCGCATCAAATCAACCTCGGTTTGACTGTCCAATGCCGATGTCTGACCAGTGTAATTAGCCCATAAGTCATAAAAATATACAACCATACCTACCGCTTCATCAAAGAACAAAATCGGTGGGTCCTTCAACATCACTCTTGCGACCGCCAACCTCTGTTTCTCTCCTCCGAAATCATTAACCCACGCTCTCCCACTTTGGTCGCATACTTCTCTGGGAGCCTCATGATAGTATCATGCACGTTTGCTTTGCGAGCAGCCCATCACTTCCTCGTCCGTTGCGCCCAACCGACCGTACCGAATGTTATGCAGAATGTCGGCATGGAATAGCGGCGTATCTTGGGGGACGACTCCGACATTTGCGCGCAGACTTGCTAGTTGGATCTGAGTAATATCTTGCCCATCGATGGAGATTTTACCCGAATCGGCATCATAGAACCTATAAAGGAGCCTAAAAACGGTGGATTTACCGCACCCAGACGGCCCAACGATTGCAACCTTTTTACCAGCGGGGACAGTAAAGGAGAGATCTCGGAAGATTGGGCGGTCAGGGTGATAACCAAAGTTGACGTTTTCGAACTGGATAGAGCCACCTTGGAGCTGAAGAGGTTTGGCTCCGGAGACATCCTGTGTGAATTAGTTGGAGATGCATAAACACATGAAAATACGGTAATTGCCCTACCGTCACGCGCTTGTGCTTGGTCAAGTTGAACAAGACCTCCATATCTAATAGACTTTGACGTAATTCACGGTAGACTGTCCGAGGAAGTTTAGTGGCAACGAAAGTTGAAAGACGAGCTGGTTAATCATGACAAGGTCTCCAACGGTCATGGTTCCTGATTCAGTTTATGAGCACCAACGATTAACACAGAAATACACAAGAGCTTACCTTTGACTACGCCTTGAGCAGCGAGAAACATCATCATAGTCAATGCACTCGAGAATATCACATTCTGGCCCGAGTTAAGGTACGCAAGTGATGTCGCAATCTTGAGCGAAGATTTTTCGTAGGACGCCAAATGCTTGTCATACTGGGCAAGCTCGTGTTTTTCATTGCCAAATGCTGGGCATGCATGTTAGGAAGTCATTTTTTAAATGTGGCTATAAACATACCTTGACAGCCTCATAGTTGATCAACGAATCCACAGCAGTCGAGGCCGCGCGATTATCAGCCTGATTCGCTTCGCGGCGGAACCGAGTTCTGGTACAAGTTTGGTCCAAAGCACGCAACTTTGAAGTTGGCACTTACCTCCAAGCTGTGGTGCGTACAGTAAACCAAGTGTATGCAGCCATTGTAGCCAAAGTAACCCACGCAAAATCCGAACCGAATTTCCAGTCTATC
The nucleotide sequence above comes from Rhizoctonia solani chromosome 3, complete sequence. Encoded proteins:
- a CDS encoding cytochrome P450 family protein — protein: MQLNPVHFYDQIRELNRKYGPLASLKIGSSNVIIIGGDGKLVRELLDKRGSIYSNRPAEPTLQIAGGGDHLLFQQDTEKWRAARKQIVRHYPRASDPEQVRLQEAESVQLLYDFLHDPERHIKHSMRYTTSIIACLNYGVRCATYDDPVIHGIESIMTRISRPLSDTQFGLIRILPDFMTGNWKAKALHLKQLMLKIYGGLAEIGSERGKSGLNTDNFAYKLRLDENVTNLTRNHQAQICGIALEGGSDIVAGVISTAILALLEDTTSQDRARQEIDGIYDEYTLPRWADEERMPFVRAIVRETLRWRPPLPSCVSHRLEQDDTYAGYFLPKDSTVICSIWGIHTNPERYEDPRRFNPDRFLGHKLSMADSMVQSNPFDRDHFAFGAGRRSCPGVQLAEQGIFIAICRLLWAFEFSVPLGTTVNTDQSAFHGSIRRPKQYPVVITPRSERRVETIEREMLSAKESVFSLYGSYK
- a CDS encoding glycine cleavage system T protein, translated to MAAVQLSRTIASRVSTKFVGPNVPLHGITLARRFATATDAPLRKTILHDYHVANQAKMVPFAGYSMPLQYGTVGQIASHNHVRQSVGLFDVSHMVQSYISGPSATAFLEYLTPSSLSSLPEFSSTLSVLLNENGGIIDDTIISKHAPDVYYVVTNAGRRERDLAWFQEQIEKWNNEEGKGRGKEVNIEVLENWGLVALQGPKAAEVLQNISSFDFTSLVFGRSAFVDITGIRCHVARGGTQGKMDLRYISIPPEHTVNITELISKPPVQLTGLGARDSLRLEAGMCLYGNDLDETTSPVEAGLSWVIEPQRKRGFIGAETVLKQLKEGVTRRRVGFVIPEAPAREGAKIFAVDSPETQIGVVTSGIPSPTLGTNIAMGYIKHGHHKKGTKVLIDVRKKLRDAEVKGMPFVPTKYWKGAAPS
- a CDS encoding Sugar (and other) transporter; protein product: MSASGHSRPSTLADVETDVKIIEQVLPEGSVDPVYQARAELLNDTIQRMGMGKYQWHLFIVTGFGWLADILWIVVAGIILAPIIQEFKVQGPFLSLSTNIGLLVGAMGWSAGSDVWGRKVSFNITLAIVGVFAMVAAASPNFTALAIFAALWSVGVGGNFPVDSAIFLEFLPATHQWLLTVLAIWGAFGALIASLVAWAILPNFSCEATVVECKRSDNMGWRYYLILMGGLMIVLWILRFFVFTLHESPKYLMGRGKLREAVAVIHAIAEYNNCDATLTVEQLEEAGTSRVLEDTKDQDGKILLDHLPWIHPPGGLSAEV